From a region of the Odoribacter splanchnicus DSM 20712 genome:
- a CDS encoding CoA transferase subunit A codes for MKKLISVEEAVAKVKDGMTVMIGGFLSNGTPNAIVNALAQSEVKNLILIVNDTAYPDKGCGQLIANKQVKKVIVSHIGTNPCTSEQMNSGELEIEFSPQGTLAERIRSGGAGLGGVLTPTGIGTLVAEGKQVLNIDGKDYLLEKPLRADVALIGASVGDESGNLVYKGTTQNFNPLMATAADLVIAEVQELVETGDLYPELIKTPGIFVDFLVKG; via the coding sequence ATGAAGAAGCTTATTTCAGTGGAAGAGGCAGTAGCAAAGGTAAAAGATGGGATGACGGTTATGATTGGCGGGTTTCTTTCTAACGGGACACCTAACGCAATCGTTAACGCTTTGGCTCAATCGGAAGTGAAAAATCTGATTCTCATCGTGAACGACACCGCCTATCCGGATAAAGGATGCGGACAGTTGATCGCTAACAAGCAGGTGAAGAAAGTGATCGTGTCGCATATCGGTACGAATCCATGTACGAGTGAACAAATGAACAGTGGTGAACTGGAGATCGAATTCAGTCCGCAGGGTACTTTAGCCGAACGGATCCGTTCCGGTGGTGCCGGTTTGGGGGGAGTATTGACTCCGACAGGTATCGGAACCCTGGTAGCAGAAGGTAAACAAGTACTGAATATCGACGGTAAAGATTATTTGCTGGAAAAACCGTTGCGGGCGGATGTGGCTTTGATCGGTGCTAGTGTAGGGGATGAGTCCGGAAATTTAGTCTATAAAGGTACGACTCAGAATTTCAATCCACTGATGGCGACGGCTGCCGATTTGGTTATTGCGGAAGTGCAGGAGTTGGTAGAAACCGGAGATTTGTATCCCGAGCTGATAAAGACTCCCGGAATATTCGTGGATTTTTTAGTGAAAGGGTAG
- the kal gene encoding 3-aminobutyryl-CoA ammonia lyase, whose amino-acid sequence MEKSMIRLRMSAKDAHYGGNLVDGAHMVHLFGDVATELLIMHDGDEGLFVAYDNVEFLAPVYAGDYIEAVGEIVKVGNTSRKMVFEARKVVAARPDISASAADVLAEPIVVCRASGTCVVKKEDQRKG is encoded by the coding sequence ATGGAAAAATCAATGATAAGACTTCGGATGAGCGCTAAAGATGCTCATTATGGCGGAAATTTGGTGGATGGAGCTCATATGGTGCATTTATTCGGCGATGTTGCGACCGAACTACTGATTATGCATGACGGAGATGAAGGTCTTTTTGTGGCCTATGACAATGTGGAGTTTTTGGCTCCGGTATATGCCGGCGACTATATCGAAGCTGTCGGTGAAATCGTGAAAGTAGGAAATACTTCCCGCAAAATGGTTTTCGAAGCCCGTAAGGTGGTCGCTGCCCGTCCGGATATTTCAGCTTCGGCTGCGGATGTCCTGGCTGAACCGATTGTGGTTTGCCGGGCCAGTGGAACCTGTGTGGTGAAAAAAGAGGATCAGCGGAAAGGATAG